The DNA sequence gtaaaaatcaccaaaaagtTATTATGTTTAATGCTCtctgataaaatttgtttgatGTCATTTTTATGGGGTGGTATAAGAGGGAGGGTGGAACACTCTTATAGGGTGGATTGAACGGTCTTTCCTTCTTCGTAGCAAAAACAAGCAGGCAAACTTTTGAAGAAAACGGAAAAGGAGGAGCAGGCTCAGGTCACAATGGAAATGATCTCATTGCGCCAGAGTGGCGTCCCAAACGACATGGTGTCAGCCACTCACAGTCTCCCTGATGTAAGAATTTTAATAAACACACTCAAGCCACAAGCGGCCTTGTCTGCATCCTTGGAGGCCTAGGGGCAGTCAGGTGGTTCGGGAAAAAACGTTTGAGCCCCTGATTACCGACTCTCACCAGACCATTTTCAAACAATCGAGCGAGTGTTGACTCCCGATGGGgcacaaaaaaaatgctttgtattattttgCCCAATGGGCGAACAGGGGCTCCTATTTTCTTTTCGtgtgttcgtacacgacggctattatcTCGCCATACTTTCACCAAGGTTGGGCGTGCAAGGGGAATCTTGGCTTTTCCCACTTTGCCCCTTCCAGAAACTTAGGAACTACTGATTATTTGGGAAGACGTTTcagatgctatcagcaggaccTAGACCATTCTGTCAcaagcagggtgcaaagaaagtcagttttacagcctgccattccggcaagctgtagctagtatgtactagcccacaagtcatttcaactagcccccaaaccctttttgattagcaagaCTGATTAccatccttctgtaatttgaatttccccaaaaaacagcaattgcccgatagcaaaatccactagccccgggatatcggacacgactttctttacACGCTGCACAAGATATCTTAAATGATATTTACGATGGCGTGATCGCTAAGGATCGATGCAAGCTTGAATACGTGTTGTAAgctcaagtttatgtttttagATAAGCATCTTTTAAATACCCTTTCATACGTTTCCAAAtttagttttcgggtagacagtTGCAGTTTCTTTGAATTCATGGACGGGCtttaaatcgaactgaaactttcCTGACAGCGTGTATTTCTTTGGTGCAAGAGCCAAACAAGTATCATAATTGCGAGACAATAGCTGTCGTGTACGAACACAccaaaagaactcaggagatggtGTCTatcgattgggcacaataatacgaAGCATTCTTTGCACACAGTcagcttgaccgtttggaaataaTTTAGTAACGGTCGTCacccaggggcttttccgccCTTGCTTGAAAACTATTTTTTgccgcgccttttctcccgaccccaCTGACTGCCTCTGGCTCTCCGAGGATGCCTTGTCTCGCGATACGAAGGGTGTAACATGATATATTTCATTCCTAAGAGCATTGGGCGAAGCGAAAGGTGACGTTTCAGTGACTGAAGAGATATCACGTAACAAAAGACTATTGTTATTGAATTAAATATCGTGGTTTTTGAAGaatgataaataaaatttcCACCTTATTTCAGTGGAACtttaaatgaacaaattcaCCTCCTTTCTGTCTTCTGTTAGTCGAATTACATTGTTTTAGCACAAGTACCCCGAAACTCATGGAAGATAATTATTAGTACATAAGATTTTAGAGCATGATTTAAATTGGGCTTTAAGCTGAGGGAACtagcaaataaaacaataagaAGAAAAAGGCATTAGTCTGCCTAAACTTGCgtgatattttaatttttagttacAGACAGTAGCTTCTAACAATGTAATGTTACAATTTTCTTACATATAAATTAatcgccttttttaaaaatcatttagCAAAGGTTCGCCTTTAATAGTGAGGCTATGGACGATGAACGTTCTGCACACGAGGAACAAGTGAACATTGCAGAGCAAAGCGACAAAGATGCCGTTCTTGAAGTGATTCCCTCAACTTCCGCTACAAATCAAGTAAGaagttttataattatttaccaTTACAAGTAATGAGGGTATGGGTATGCGGGTACTTGGTGTACTTAGTGCATTTGGTGCGTCAGGGTCATGAGCCTCCCTACCCTGCAATGCATAGTTCCGGGTAGCCCTTGGGCAAGGCGTAACACCCGTTAGGCCTGTAAAGGTCACGAAACTGTTGCCTGGCAGTCAGGGTTTTTTTTGCCACAGGCTAAGGGAGACAACCCCTACAGAAAACGAGCCCAGCGCTGGAAGGTCTGGCGCTCCTCCAGCATCGCTTGCTGGGATTTGTCTCAGTGAGCCCAGCAAAACATTGATATGGACAGAAATTGATTATCTCTTCTATAGTATTGTTCTCCCTAACCTAATCTACGGACTATCTGTTTATGGTGCCTCCGATGCGGAAATTAATGTCCGTCAGCAATTTTTAGACAGATGCTATAATTTAAGCTTTATATCTACACAGTTAAGTATTAGCTCATTACTACAAAAACAAGATAaagcgatttttcaaaaagctaaacaGCATGATAACCACCCTCTGAAGGTGTGCTTACCGCAAGAAAAGAACAATCTAACCTACAATCTTCGACGTAAAAGCTTCCAAAGGCCCTAGATAAACACCGAGCGTTATAAGAACACATTTGTAAATAGACAACCTTTTATGATAGTTTATGTCAGATATGTGTAACtagttttttgcattttttaaaatgtttttattctaTTGTAATTTAGATgaacttttaatctttttatcCTGTAACATTGAATATGTGTTTTTATCTTATGAGCAATaaagacatttattattattattattattattattattattattattattattattattattattattattattattattgataaacACTCTAAACTTCCCTACATTCTTGCTCGGTCCTCGCCGGAATAAACAAGGGCCGCGTCCCCATGTTGGAGTTGATAAGTCTGCTACTGGTGGACTCTTAAGATGCAAGATAAACACTCTGGTGTCAACTTTTAACATCCGTTCACTCAACTCCATTAAGATGATTGGAGAGCTTACCGCGCTGGCAGAGGAGAAAGGAATATCTGTTGTTTGTCTGCAGGAACATCGAAAATTTCACGATAGTGCGGACGTGTACTATACTGATGTCGGCAAAGGCTGGATCTTGGCCACTTCCTCGTGCTGGAGGAAGTCCGTGAACAGTTGCGTGGGAGGAGTGGGTATGCTACTAAGGCCCTTCTGCTTACAACTCCCTCGAGGGCAATATTGTGGTAGTGAATAGCAGAATCATCGTGGCAAACTTAAGTGACAACCCTGCTACTACTATTATATGCTGCTCAGTCCAACGAACTGCTCGGGTGACAGCGATGCTCTAGACTCCTACAACACACTCTCTGAACTAATAAAGAAGCTACCTGGACATAACCTTAAGATCATATGTGGTAATATTTGAATGCACAAATCAGTCCCTTAGACTGTAATGGGTTTAGCTTCGGAAAAAAGACGTTTATGTTGAATATGGCTAATGCATGTGAGCTTATAATTTATAACATACGCTTCCAAAAGAGCTTTAAAAGTTGTGGACGTTCATGTACCCAAATGGTTGCAAAGCCAAACTTGATTATATACTGGTAAACAGGAAATAGTGGAACAGTGTCTCAAAGACTGTAAGGCATATGACCCTCTCAGTACAGTACATTCAGACCATAAAATTGTCGTAACTAAACTACGCCTCAGTTTGCTAGCCAATGGGAAAACAACTGCCAAACGCACCAGTTTCGACTGGCATTGTTTTAGCACCAGCCATTCTGTAAGAGAGTCTCATACTGTGGAAGTTAAGAATCGCTTTGAGGCCCTGTACCAGCTTGAGGAAAAACACACTGTGAACGATCTGTATACTACGATGATCAAGGCCCAAATGGATACAGCTGAGAAGTGTATTCCTAAGAAGAAACGAGTGAAAAAACGAGTGCCCTGGGAGAAAGAACTTGTCAAGGAGAAAAGGAACGAGTTGAAGAAAGCCTATTTGAAAAATAAGCGTCTCCCCAACTCGGACAATGCGAACTACCTAAAACAAGCGAAAGAGGAACTTCAAGCTGCATATGACAGCGAACAAGTGGAATATCTGGCCCAGAAATGCGCTGAGATTGAAAACGCTGCAGTGCAGCatcaggcaaaaaaaaaacatgggatACTATTAATGAGATAACGGGAAGGACCTCATCAGCTACAGGTCGTCTTATAAAGGCGAAACTGCTGAAGTGAGGCTGGAAAAATTGAGGGACCATTTTGCCACACTCTTAGGCCAACCTGAGGCCGAAAACAGGACCCCAGTAAGTAAATTGTACAGGATACTATTCCGATCAGTACTAATGCCTCCACTTTCGAAGAACTCAATACCAGCATCAACACATTTGCCAACAATAAGGCACTTGGCATAGATGAACTCCAAGCTGAGGTATAGAAAAGTGGCTCACTCAATGACCGGTTGCTAGACGTGTGTAATAAGATGCTTGAAGGTAGTGGAAAATCTGAGCTATGGTCCAAGAGCATTACAAACCCCGTACCCAAAAAGGGCGATCCCAGTGAACCCCAGAAATATCGTGGTATTGCCCTAATTCCAACAGCAGCTAAGATCTATAACAGAATGCTTCTTAACTAGATCCGCCCCCACTTAGAACCCCTGCTGCGCACAAATAAAAACTGGTTCCAACCAGGAAGATCAACAGTTGCTCAGGTACTTACTCTTCGAAGATTTGTTGAAGGCATAAAGGCCAAGAATCTAACAGCAGTTCTTACCGTTGTGGACTTCAAAAAGGCGTTTGACTCTGTGAACAGAGACAAAATGCTTGACATTCTGAAGGCTTACGGCATCCTAAATCAAATAGTATTGGCTAGAGCGTTGCTGTATCAAAACAATGAAGCGAAAGTTTGCTCACCTGGTGGAGAAACAGATTTCTTTGCTTTCCATGCTGGAATATTGCAGGGTGACACGTTAGCTCCGTTCCTGTTAATCATAGCATTAGACTACGCAATGAGATCCGCAATTGAAGGCAACGAAGACCTTGGATTTACACTGACTGAGAGAAGAAGTCGTCGCTCTCCCGCAGTTATGATCACTGACACAGACTTTGCTGATGATATCGCATTGATTTCAGATAACTTGGAAAAAAGCCCAATCACTGCTAGAGGGAGTTGAAACTGCTGCCACAGAAGTTGCTCTGCACATTAACACCGGCAAGACTGAATACATGGCCTACAACCTCCGACACAGGGCGACCTTACTACCCTAGTCAATTCAAAGCTAAGACAAGTGGACGATTTCAAGTACCTTGGCTCTTGGATAGATTAAGTGATCATTACGTTTCTTTAGAGTTTTAGTTGAATCTGTTCTATTGTACGGTCAGAGAGTTTGACATTGACTACTGCACTGGAAGGACAACTTGAAATAAATAGACAATAAATGAACGAAATAAATAGAcaactattttaatttttactttcgaCTAAAGGAGAACGCAACATAATAATCGCTGTAGGTCAGGTGTTACTATAGCCGTCATGCTATTTTCGTCGTTGGTGTACTACTTCCGCGCATGCGCCTTCTTGAATTACGTCACAACCTCTCGTTTCAATGCTATTTTAGTCGTAGACTCGACACTGGCTGTGGCTTCCTGGGTAAACTTCACCCGGTGAAGCCACAAAGGCTTTCTTTAACTGTCGTGGTTTAGTTCATCCCAGATATTTTGAGAACAGACTTCTGAAGCAAGGATACGTGTTTTATAGCTCTAAATCTGCCACTCTTAAGCTAAACTCTTAAGCAAAAGCTGCGTCATAGCGATTAAGTCGATCTGTACGATTTCTTCGAGTTGTTTAAGCtagaccattttttttttgtaaatttcccTAAGGATGTGGAGTGGAAAGTAACGGAAAAAGACTGGCTACTAAGCAGCCAAGCGGCAACAGGAAAAAGTCAAGCGAAGCCTTCACCCACCATGCCACCTGTAATCGAAAGTATACACGAGGATCTCAGCAGTGATGAAGAAGACGAGGAGGAGAACTTTCAAGCCAAACAACTCTTTTTATTTGCTTGGCAAATTGCTAAAGGAATGGTAAttactatattattattttctgagAAACGTTGCTTCCATTCAGGTTTTGTTTTTATCCTTCAAAGATCGTTATCAAAGACTATTCCACAAGCAAGAAATAAAGGATAAATAAGTTAATTTTCTAGATGATTAATGGTTTTTAGAGGAGAAATTGTCATAGTCGATCGAACCAAATTCAGCATGTTTTGTCTGAACTTGAATCAGCCGTTTAGATCAGTTCAGTTGTGATATTTTACTTTTGATTATTGGTTCCTATAATTTTCACGTCTTCACCCATGCCTTTTTAGGAAATAGTAGCACCGCAACTGAAGTTTTATGGtacttattttcattttttctctttccttctgaAAATTAGAATCATCTCGCCGAAAACAATCTTGTTCACAGAGACCTTGCTGCCCGTAATGTTCTTGTTGGCCGTGACAACCAAATCAAAGTGTCAGACTTTGGGTTGATGAGACAAATCTATGAAGATGTGAGCAGCTCAGCAAAGTCCAAAAAACTTCCTGTAAAATGGATGGCCCCCGAAGCACTTTATCAAGGCCTTTACACCACTAAAAGTGACGTGTGAGTATAAAAAAATCCCACtcttttaaacacatttcaaTAAATTAGTGCTTAGAAAACCTCAGTCAGATTCCCTacacttatgtccagaaatgcatgcaatggcgaaaatggcaaaactggcgaaaaatcgccagcctctggcgatttgaattggatgccaaaagtggccccttggaggctggcgattttggcgaaattggtgatttggcaaaaatcgccagagggctgGTGATAATAGCGATACACGTCCCAGACCCTTGGAGACTGgcaattttgatgaaaatggCGATTGTAGCgaaattggcaattttggcaaaaattgccagaaatgcatgcaatggcaaaaatgacaaaaaattgccagcctctggcgatttgaattggatgccaaaagtggccccttggaggctggcgattttggtgaaaatggtgattttggcgaaattggcaattttggcaaaaatcgccagagggctgGCGATATCCAGAATgtggcaaaatattcaaattggatgccaaaagtggccccttcaaAGTAGGTAACTAAGTTCAAATTACTTGCCTAATAAGAGGCCCcaataactgtgaggcaacatttatcaaatacaactgaatcaaatatatgaCGAAACGGCTTTACCTAACTGTCAAacaacatttatcaaatacaactgaatcaaatatatctgaaaacaacaaatggaagtcgtttcagttaagcttatgtatttgtgccatgtacttcataggttaagtaaacatttccttACTTTCGATGTCGCTTGACTTACCAAAAGTGATGTTATGCGCTGAAATATCACACTagcatcatttgcttttgtatggttcattcctttcaaagacTTACAAGTCTACTAATTACTCGAGGAGAGAACTACCAAGTCCTTGAAATCATAATAATTCCTTGCCATGgacactctaacttttgaggttcGATGTAGACATTAAAAATCCCCATTGGTTACAATTCTCTTCACATTGGTTCCATTAAATTGTGAGGCAGCCTTAAATCAAAAGCGATTGCGAAACGCATGTGGTTCCTCGCTAAAAGATGCTTTCACGATAACCAGTGTGTGCccttcattcttttttggttCTCCACTATACACATTATCTTCTTCCGTCGTTTTAAACTCTTCACTTTCCTCTCGAACTTACTTGCTTTCCTCTTTAGAGAAAcggtcccctaaaagtaacgaaagccgAAATGTCCAGCAGCttgcgtccgccattttgaaatgtgtgaattctttcactttatgTAAACCTCCACAAAATGTCACTCCTGCCCAATACTTCACCGCATTTATTGAACATAAACATTGGATCAAAGTAATAACTTGTTTGTCTCTTTCATAAAACATATCCCATTGAaactaattctgtatcttttcatcagctaaatatataaaaagatAGTGTACATGTTTACCTCGTTCTTCAAAAATGTGTCCCATTATTGCTTTATGAGGTGGGGCCAGAAATTTagaaatgtattgtttttttttgcgctGAGACCACCAAACCAATTCTCAGTAAAATATGTGTTCCATTAAattgctaatgctaatgctcGTCGAAACACGTCACCCGGCCTTCTTTCCTTCTATTCTAACGATTGCCTGAGAGTCCCTGTGAACGACATTAATCGTTTTGCTTACATAAGGTGACCACCAAAGTCGGCTGGGAATGACATTAATCGTTTCTGCTTACATAGAGTAATTATCCAAAATAGACTatttcaacatggccgccgcgcCTATATAACAACTACTAAACCTTACACGTTCATGTTCTGTGAAACCGCAATGAACCAGCTCTTTTATATATACTGGTACGATTGAACGCCATTATAACAAACAGGATGGATATGCAAGGCAATACGGACCATCTAAATTAGATGGTccgtattattattatctgaATGCGTAGCCAAGAACCAACCTGGATTCCTCATAACATATAATGTTGAACTGTCGCTATTCAAACAATACCTACAAGCCTGGAAAATTAAGGATACATTTCTTGgaattttttggtaagaaagTTGCCATGAACATTACGAAGATTACCATTTACTGATAATCGAATACAACTCGTTGGCCATTCGATTTGAATTGAGCAAGAAATTATTTACAAGtgactagggtatctaaaagatagtaatgctgcggcacattctgttgatagtGGCATtcgttaggcagtgagacttaaaagaatcaaaaatgacattgaatgtcctatttacatattggaaagtactagaataattactatcagtctatagaaagaactcgtgggaacgttgtttagaaaatgatcaagtggttatcaactctggttttcccacagtaaattgtaggaaataatagaaattgagattgtttatccatatatttaatatacggtgcacaatattttctctggaaacacaatacttttcttgctgtttgttgcactttattaagtaacagttatttaggttTATATTCTTAGGAATAACTTAATTAGACCCAGGCCCTCGCGGCTCGTCagctgttttcttcacggcgctTGTTGTCATTTTATATCCTTGTCAGTTCGCTCGTTCGCTGTTACATCAATTTCAGCATTTCGCTCCAGTTTCTTCAGTCTTTTAGCCTCTTATTATGTCTCAAGCCGCCGGAAAACGTCGCACTCGAGTACCTGTGCTGCCTGCAGGGTTCGTTTACGATTTGCCTTCCCTCGCAAGACCGCAAAACAGCGCTACGAATGACACTCCATCGCTAGACCAATCTCCTTCGCACGAGGTTCACACAACGCCACGTGTTGAGACCACAGCTCCGGTTTCTTCTACTTCTGCGCCTGGCAATTCCCCCTCCTTTCATTTGCTGAACCTACAGATTGAAAAGCAACAGCTGGAGCTTCGCCTCCTTGAGCTCGAAGCTCAATCAAGAGCTCGGGAATTGGTTTCATCCAGCCCAGCCGCCAACAAGCCTCGAAACATTCCTTCTTTGGAGACCGTTCGTGGAGGAGTTAACTCCGGTAAGTCCCAAGGTCAACTCGACCACAATACACGCATCGTTAACCCCCAAGAATGGCCTCATCTTCACGTTCCTTTCGGTCTGTCCCGAAAGAAGTTTAAGGATTTATCGACGGCAGAATTCGTGTATGGCTATCTCGATATCTTGTCTGCTCAGCCTTCCCCTCAGCAAGCGCTCATGTCGCACCACCTCATGTCTTTAATGCGTTTGGCGTCCAAATACGACTGGGAAGCAGTGCTGTCCTTTCATGCTGCCGTGTTGGATCGCATCGAATCGGGCCTCGCAAGCTGGGGCGACGATTTCAGCGAAATCGAGCGCTTCAACATCACAGAATCCAATCGCTTGCAATCCAAACCGGCTACTTCGCCCGCCTTTCACGCGGCTGGCTTTCGGAACAACAATGGCCGAGCTCGTACCTATTGCCGCGAATGGAACCGCACCGGTACGTGCAGTAACCCTTCGCACCAGGAAGGCGTCGAACACATTTGTGCATATTGCAAGCTCAAAGACCACACCATTGGCTCTTGCCCGACTCGCCCTCCGCCGCCCACCACAGCCGATTGACTATCTTCTCCAGCTCCCACATCTCTCCCGTCGAACAGCACGTTTTCGCCCGCCGTTTCTTCGCCTGCTCCCGCCTCAACAGCCTTATCGTCGCCTTCTTCGCAGCCCAACTTTGTTCCCGCTCCCTCTACCGCATTTTCTGGCCAACTTTTACTCTCTCGTGAACACTCGCACGCCGCAGTTATTCGTCACATTCTTTGCTCCAAGTCTCCGCTCCCGAACGCTTTTGGCACTCGAAATCCTGTTCCGTCGAAGCTGAACATTCCTGTTTGGAAATCATACCTCGAACATTACTCTGATTCTGTTGTTGCCGATTTCCTAGCCTTTGGATGGCCTATTAACTGTCACTCCGTCGTTTCTGTTTCATCTCAGCCCCCGAACCATGCTTCAGCCACCAATTTCCCGGATGTTATTGACGCCTTCTTATCTACCGAGATCGAACATTCTGCTACTGCTGGGCCATTCACGTGCAATCCTTTCCCAGCCCCCCTCCGCACGTCTCCTCTGCTAACTGTCCCCAAGGATGGCACCCAAAGGCGCGTCGTACTGGACCTCAGTTTTCCTCTTGGCTCCTCTGTTAATGACGGAATTCCCAAAGACTCTTACCTCGATCAGCCTTTCCATCTTTCACTGCCTCGTTCCGCCGATTTTGTTGACCTTATTCTCTCCAAGGGCGCTGGGTGTTACCTTTACAAGAAAGATTTGAAACGCGCTTACAGACAGATTCCAGTGGATCCTAGAGACTACATCTTTCTTGCCTATCACTGGTGCGACTCCTTTTATTTTGACGTTGTCCTCCCATTTGGTCTTCGTTCTGCAACCCTTGCCTGTCAGCGGACTACCAACGCGATTGCTCACATCTTTCACTCCTTCTTTGGCCATGACTGTATCAATTACATCGATGACTTCGGCGGGGCCGAATCCACCTTCGAAGACGCTTCACTTGCCTTCTCTGACCTGGAGCGTCTGTTCACTGATTTAGGCCTTCAGTCGTCCCCGTCCAAGGACTGTCCACCTTCCACGAGAATGGTTTTTCTCGGCCTCACCTACGACACCGTCACACTGACCATCGCAGTGCCTCCCGATAAACTTCAAGACACCGCCGATCTCATACGTGCTTGGCTAGCCGCTCCACGGTCCACTAAGTCCGACCTTCAGTCTCTCATCGGCAAGCTTTCCTACCTTTGTGCTTGTATCAGCCCTGGACGGATTTTCATGCAGCGTCTGCTTAACGAACTCCGCCAGCTTCCCACAAAACGTGCACGTTTCGTGCCCAGTTCAGACATGCTGTCCGACCTACGTTGGTGGGACAAATTCCTCTCTGTCTACAATGGTGTTTCACTTTTGCGTTCTTCCCCTTGGCCAGTAAGCGATCATTTCTTCTGTACTGATGCTTGCCTTACCGGTATTGGCGGTTTCTTTTGTGGCCGTTTCTTCCACTCCTCGTTCCCGACCTGTTTTGATCCAGCCTCTCTTTCCATTGCTTCCCTCGAAATGTTGGCCGTCACCGTCAGCATCAAGCTGTGGTCTGAGGATTTGCGCGGTCTACGCATCTTGGT is a window from the Porites lutea chromosome 10, jaPorLute2.1, whole genome shotgun sequence genome containing:
- the LOC140949491 gene encoding fibroblast growth factor receptor 1-like, which gives rise to MDDERSAHEEQVNIAEQSDKDAVLEVIPSTSATNQDVEWKVTEKDWLLSSQAATGKSQAKPSPTMPPVIESIHEDLSSDEEDEEENFQAKQLFLFAWQIAKGMNHLAENNLVHRDLAARNVLVGRDNQIKVSDFGLMRQIYEDVSSSAKSKKLPVKWMAPEALYQGLYTTKSDV
- the LOC140949492 gene encoding uncharacterized protein, translating into MSQAAGKRRTRVPVLPAGFVYDLPSLARPQNSATNDTPSLDQSPSHEVHTTPRVETTAPVSSTSAPGNSPSFHLLNLQIEKQQLELRLLELEAQSRARELVSSSPAANKPRNIPSLETVRGGVNSGKSQGQLDHNTRIVNPQEWPHLHVPFGLSRKKFKDLSTAEFVYGYLDILSAQPSPQQALMSHHLMSLMRLASKYDWEAVLSFHAAVLDRIESGLASWGDDFSEIERFNITESNRLQSKPATSPAFHAAGFRNNNGRARTYCREWNRTAFGWPINCHSVVSVSSQPPNHASATNFPDVIDAFLSTEIEHSATAGPFTCNPFPAPLRTSPLLTVPKDGTQRRVVLDLSFPLGSSVNDGIPKDSYLDQPFHLSLPRSADFVDLILSKGAGCYLYKKDLKRAYRQIPVDPRDYIFLAYHWCDSFYFDVVLPFGLRSATLACQRTTNAIAHIFHSFFGHDCINYIDDFGGAESTFEDASLAFSDLERLFTDLGLQSSPSKDCPPSTRMVFLGLTYDTVTLTIAVPPDKLQDTADLIRAWLAAPRSTKSDLQSLIGKLSYLCACISPGRIFMQRLLNELRQLPTKRARFVPSSDMLSDLRWWDKFLSVYNGVSLLRSSPWPVSDHFFCTDACLTGIGGFFCGRFFHSSFPTCFDPASLSIASLEMLAVTVSIKLWSEDLRGLRILVRTDNLNTELAINTGRSRVPFIQSCLRDLWFYASLHDFELQALHIPGYANIIADALSRWDSHPEFRDTFYEAASLHYDTLTEYTCHSDLFHFDCQWIQAFALSDSTKRNYHSVWNTYLKFCQFYSITPFPASSSTIAAFITLLGFSVKSHRTVNNYLSALRRLHVFCHFETSAFDDIHVKLTQKGLEKSMVHLPHRKAPLTPAILLQFYHHLNVRDSAHLAVWCALLVGFFSFFRTANLVPQSFDKFSSHHTLSRGSITFATSGALLTVTRTKTRQAGDTALVVPVPRIPGSPLCPTAALRLLLDSVSAPAGFPLFTYTTASHHLDCITASSLNASIKYLASLVSLNPQDFSGHSLRRGGATFAFQCGIPSELIKVQGDWRSDAYMLYLTLPLADRLVLSHVISQHIQLL